The following DNA comes from Spirulina major PCC 6313.
AATTGAGCAGGGCATAGGTCCAGGCCATCCGTTGCAAATGGGGCGAAGGCACGGAAAGGAGCGCACCGAGGAGACCGAAAATTGCTCCCGACGCGCCCACCGTATAGTTAGCCCCGTGGAGAGCGGGGGGCAAAACGGCAAAATCCGCCGCTGCGATCGCACTGGTGAGCACACTGCCTGCGATCGCACTGCCCCCATAGATCCACAACAACCGCCCCGCTCCGTAAAACTGCGCCACCGCTGGCCCCAACAACCGCAGCCACATCAGATTCAACAGCAAATGCAGCGCCCCCCCATGGAGCCACGCCGCACTTAACACCGTCCACCACCGCCCCAACTCAAACAGCGGCACTGCCCCCGTTGACCCCAACGCCAACAGACTCCGACTGCTCGGCGACAACCACCGCATCGGCCCCCCGTGGCGAATCCCCGGCAGATCGATCGCCAAACTCACCCCATACACCACCACACAACTCCAGATCAGCACCGTTGTCATGCCCCAATCCACCCCCCGTTCTTGCAACAGGCCGCTATAGCCCCACAGCAGCGGCTGAGACACCCGACAATGGGGGCATTGCGTCGTTTCTTGGGGCACAAATTGATGGCAGGCAAAGCATGCGCCCCCCTTCGTCTGAGGCTGGGGCAACCGCGCCAAGAGAGCCCGCACAGCAGTTTTCAGCATTAATAATTTCTCCAAGGATTCGGCCCGGACTTGCTCGCGTTCCGTCGCCAGTGGGGTTTGTTAAAATGGCAGAGCAAACGGGATTTTCCTGCGTTTGCTTCTAGCCAAGGTTAATGGTGTTCCAGAATCGGGATTCACCCGGTTGTTTTGCCCCGTGCCGTCGATCGCGATGTCTCCTGTCGCCCGTGGCAACGTGGGGGCATGGCCAACCCATTTGTTCAATGTGATTGATTGCGACCTTTGCACCATTCTCCCTTGAAAGTTTCGATCCTGTCCCATGATCTGTCCGGCAGTGGTGCGGCCCGCTGGGCGGCGAGTCGGCCTTTTTTACTCTACCAAGCCCTCCAACAGTTGGGCTACGAGGTGGAGATTCTCGGCTTTAACTTTGGCGATCGCCCCCCCAACCCCGCCGTGCGCGATCGCTTTCCCCTCACCCTGATCCCCGGCCAACCCCTACCGCAGTTTTGGCAGTCCGCCCACCGCCTCCGCCGGGCGATCAGCGGTGATATTGTCTACGCCCTCCGCCCCTACCTCACCACCCTCGGCCTCGCCCTCTGGCATCGCTGGCGCACCCGTACCCCCGTCGTTTTGGATGTGGATGATTGGGTGCTGGGCTGGTGTGGTGGTGATGACCTGCGCTATCCCACCAGCCTGAAACAGGTGGCGCGGGACATCCTCAAACCCAACGGAGCCTTGCGCCATCTGGATCATCCCCTCTATCTGCGTTGGGCGGAAAAACTCGTGCCCCGCGCCGATGCCGTCACGATCCACAGTCAATTTTTACAGGATCGCTTTGGTGGGGCCTATGTGCCCAATGGTAAGGATGTAGACCTGTTCGATCCGGCCCGGTGCGATCGCACGGCCAGCCGCGATCGCTACGGCCTCAGTGATTACCGTGTCCTGATGTTTCCCGGTGCGCCCCGCCCCTACAAAGGCATTGAAGATGTTCTCTTGGCACTGGATCAACTGGATCAACCGGATCTACGCCTCGTCATCGTCGGCGGCAGCCCCTACGACGACTACGATCGCCACCTCCATCACCGCTGGGCCCGCTGGCTCATTCAACTCCCGATCCAACCCGCCCACATCATGCCCGACCTCGTCGCCGCAGCGGATATCATCGTCGTCCCCCAACGGGACACCCCGATCACCCGCGCCCAATTTCCCCTCAAACTCACCGACGGCATGGCCATGGCAAAACCGATCATCGCTAGCCGCGTCGGGGATATCCCCACCCTCCTCGGTGATACCGGCTTTTTAGTCGAACCGGAATCCCCAGCCGCGATCGCCGCCCAGATTCAATGGATTTTCACCCATTACGATCGCGCCCTTACCCTCGGACAGCAGGCCCGCAACCGATGTATTGCACAATATAGTTTTGCGGCAATGGCCGCTAGACTAGCAGAGGTATTAACCCCCTTGACCCCGAACAGATAACCAACCCTCAGCACCCAGCCGACCGCCCCCCGCCCAACCAACCCATACACATCCCATTAGCCATCGGAGTTCAGCACTGTTCTGGGTCACTCCGCCTCCCTGTGGAAGGAATCAATGTCTACCAATAAACTACTCCTTAAGTTTGCCCTCCGTTACCCGTTTTTAATTATCGCGACTGTTGTTTTAGGGTTTTCTGGCGCGTTATTTAATGGCATTAGTACCGCCTTGATTGTCCCCCTCCTGCTGGGGTTTTTGGGTCAGGATACCGGGCTATTAACGAAGGGGCCCGCTGCCCTCCAAGCCGTGATGCGGTTCTTTGAACGGTTTCCGGGGGATACGAAGTTTTTTGCCATGATTGGGGCGGTCATTTTAGCGATCGTCCTCAAAAATACCGCCATGTATTTTACGGCGATTGTCTCTAACTATTTATCGCGATCGCTCGTTAATGGCATGCGTCTTGAAGGGGTCAAACTTCTCCTGCGGTTTGACTTGGACTATTTCTCAAAACAAAAAATTGGCAACATTATCAACACGGTTAATAATGAGGTGGGACGAACCGCCAACGCGGTGAAATTGGGGATTTCCATGTTCACCACCTTAACCACGGTGTCGGTGTTTATCGGCATTTTAATCATGCTGTCCTGGAAGCTTACCCTTGCGGCGGCGGTGTTGCTGGTGCTGATGTTTGCCCTCAATCAATGGTTTATTCGACGGGCTAAGCAGTATGGCCGCATTCTGTCGTTAAAATCCCAGGAATATTCCAATAAATTACTCGAAATTCTCACGGGAATTCGACTGATTAAAACCGTCAGCAATGAGCAATTTGAATATCAGAAGTTAGAGCAATGTATTCGGGAACGAGAGCAGGCAGAATTTGCCTCCCAAAGTAATTACGCCGTGATCGCCCCGATTAATGAAATTTCAGGCATTTTCACGATCCTCGGTATTGTCGTGATCGGGCGCTATATCTTCATCGATCAACTGCAATCTCTTTCGACGATTCTATTAATTTATTTGGTGACGCTGTTTCGCCTTCTTCCCTTTGTGGGACGGCTGAATGAGGAGCGGAGTAAGTTTGCCAATGTGTCCCCCAGTGCGGAAATTACAGCCCATTTCCTCCGTGAAGATGATAAGCCGATCATGCAGTGGGGCGATCGCGCCTATACACCCCTTCAGGAGGGGATTCACTTTGAAGGGGTGAGTTTCCACTATCCCGGCTATGCGGAAAATACCCTGAAAACCGTTGATCTTTGGATTCCCCAGGGGAAAACCACCGCCCTGGTGGGGTCATCGGGGGCAGGAAAATCAACGTTGGTGGATCTTGTGCCCCGCTTTTATGATCCGGTGCAGGGACGGATTACCCTGGATGGCGTGGATTTGCGGGATTTGGAATTGCGATCGGTGCGTCAGGCGATGGGGGTGGTGAGTCAGGATACCTTCTTGTTTAATAATTCGATTCGCTACAACATTGCCTATGGGCTGGAGGAGGTGAGTGATGCGGAGATTGAAACGGCGGCCCGCCGCGCCAATGCCTACGACTTTATCCAAAATCTGCCCCAGGGCTTTGAGACGGAAATTGGCGATCGCGGTGTGATGCTCTCCGGGGGGCAGCGGCAACGCCTGGCCATTGCCCGCGCTCTGCTGCGTGACCCGGATATTTTGATTTTGGACGAGGCCACCAGTGCCCTCGATACGGTGTCGGAACGACTGGTGCAGGATGCGATCGATGAACTCTGCCGCGATCGCACCACCCTTGTCATTGCCCACCGCCTTTCCACCATCCGCCAAGCCCATCAAATCGTCGTCCTCGATCAAGGAGCCGTGATGGAAGTGGGAACCCACGCCGAACTCCTCCAACGGGATGGCCATTACGCCAAACTCCACGATTTACAATTCGGCAAAAAACAGAAAAAATTTGCCCTGCCCACCAATGCGGCGTTGATTCGCGCCTCGATTCGGGCCTCGTTGGAACTGCGCACCTGTTTGTCCTACGAAGTCCGTGCCCGTCTCAATGCGATGCTTGGCTCTCTCCAATTAGTCACTGATGATTTAGTCGATACCCCAGAAGAACGTCAAGAATTGATTCAAGAATCCTACGAATCTGCCCTAGGACTCTTGAACACCCTTTCCTTTTTTGAAGATCACGGTGCTCGTTTGGACTGGAATGGGATCAATGTGGCCAAAGCCTCAGAACTCCCCAACTCCTCAGGGTGAGGGCAGATTCGGGTAAATTCAAACCAGGTTATAGCTGATCTCAAATTAGGCCCAAAGAGTGGCTTAAGAGGCTGTTTGAAAAGTTAAACTCAGATCCAAATCATGAGCCTCACTCCATGAAAACAAGGTGCTTAAGCCCATTGCCTCTCTATTCAAAACACTTTTTAAACAACCTCTAACCCGTGGGTAAAAATACACCCAGAATGAGCAAAAGACCGCTCCAAAAATGCAGTTTGATGGCGATAAATTTACAGTTTTGGACGCGCTCCGGTTGGTCATGATTCGCCCGCACATGGCGCACTAGCCCCACACCAATCGGCAAACTCAGCAGAGTGAAGAGGGTGGCGAGGGGCAACAGTCCCAGCCCAACG
Coding sequences within:
- a CDS encoding rhomboid family intramembrane serine protease → MLKTAVRALLARLPQPQTKGGACFACHQFVPQETTQCPHCRVSQPLLWGYSGLLQERGVDWGMTTVLIWSCVVVYGVSLAIDLPGIRHGGPMRWLSPSSRSLLALGSTGAVPLFELGRWWTVLSAAWLHGGALHLLLNLMWLRLLGPAVAQFYGAGRLLWIYGGSAIAGSVLTSAIAAADFAVLPPALHGANYTVGASGAIFGLLGALLSVPSPHLQRMAWTYALLNFGFGLFSVQVDNWAHLGGLLGGWLCSRLPGMGVQSPERFYHLIGAVIIGGGAITAVLASILTPMG
- a CDS encoding ABC transporter ATP-binding protein — translated: MSTNKLLLKFALRYPFLIIATVVLGFSGALFNGISTALIVPLLLGFLGQDTGLLTKGPAALQAVMRFFERFPGDTKFFAMIGAVILAIVLKNTAMYFTAIVSNYLSRSLVNGMRLEGVKLLLRFDLDYFSKQKIGNIINTVNNEVGRTANAVKLGISMFTTLTTVSVFIGILIMLSWKLTLAAAVLLVLMFALNQWFIRRAKQYGRILSLKSQEYSNKLLEILTGIRLIKTVSNEQFEYQKLEQCIREREQAEFASQSNYAVIAPINEISGIFTILGIVVIGRYIFIDQLQSLSTILLIYLVTLFRLLPFVGRLNEERSKFANVSPSAEITAHFLREDDKPIMQWGDRAYTPLQEGIHFEGVSFHYPGYAENTLKTVDLWIPQGKTTALVGSSGAGKSTLVDLVPRFYDPVQGRITLDGVDLRDLELRSVRQAMGVVSQDTFLFNNSIRYNIAYGLEEVSDAEIETAARRANAYDFIQNLPQGFETEIGDRGVMLSGGQRQRLAIARALLRDPDILILDEATSALDTVSERLVQDAIDELCRDRTTLVIAHRLSTIRQAHQIVVLDQGAVMEVGTHAELLQRDGHYAKLHDLQFGKKQKKFALPTNAALIRASIRASLELRTCLSYEVRARLNAMLGSLQLVTDDLVDTPEERQELIQESYESALGLLNTLSFFEDHGARLDWNGINVAKASELPNSSG
- a CDS encoding glycosyltransferase family 4 protein; its protein translation is MKVSILSHDLSGSGAARWAASRPFLLYQALQQLGYEVEILGFNFGDRPPNPAVRDRFPLTLIPGQPLPQFWQSAHRLRRAISGDIVYALRPYLTTLGLALWHRWRTRTPVVLDVDDWVLGWCGGDDLRYPTSLKQVARDILKPNGALRHLDHPLYLRWAEKLVPRADAVTIHSQFLQDRFGGAYVPNGKDVDLFDPARCDRTASRDRYGLSDYRVLMFPGAPRPYKGIEDVLLALDQLDQPDLRLVIVGGSPYDDYDRHLHHRWARWLIQLPIQPAHIMPDLVAAADIIVVPQRDTPITRAQFPLKLTDGMAMAKPIIASRVGDIPTLLGDTGFLVEPESPAAIAAQIQWIFTHYDRALTLGQQARNRCIAQYSFAAMAARLAEVLTPLTPNR